The following proteins are encoded in a genomic region of Alistipes shahii WAL 8301:
- the cas9 gene encoding type II CRISPR RNA-guided endonuclease Cas9 (Cas9, originally named Csn1, is the large, multifunctional signature protein of type II CRISPR/Cas systems. It is well known even to general audiences because its RNA-guided endonuclease activity has made it a popular tool for custom editing of eukaryotic genomes.), giving the protein MAKVLGLDLGTNSLGWALVDESENEYTLIDKGVDIFQEGVARDKNNEKPAVQDRTSARALRRHYFRRRLRKIELLKILIRYDLCPPLPEELLTAWQKEKRYPQDNEFLRWQRTDDNGDRNPYHDRYVALSERLDLGNRTQRWLLGRALYHLAQRRGFLSNRKEAGNEKEDGTVKECIKNLSAEIAAAGCRYLGEYFYGLYQHKERIRDKYTSRNEHYLAEFNAICDRQQLPDEWRKALHRAIFFQRDLKSQKGSVGRCTFEPTKSRCPVSHPRFEEFRMLSFVNNIRITGPGDNAPRPLTQEEFETIRSLFFRKSKPYFDFEEIARRIAGKGKYACKEERTEAPYRFNFARTATVSGCPVTASLQAIFGDDWITEIRSLYLLGAGKNEDQMLNDVWHALFSFNDEGRLRSWACEKLQLTDEQAKAFAAIKLPQDYAALSLNAIGKILVYLRCGYRYDEAVFLANLRAALPKEVYADESRRHEIEQDIASLLLDYKRNPYNKFDSKEHRIADYFSDHGLDASRLMRLYHPSKIETYPDAQPKANGILQLGSPRTAAIRNPMAMRALFRLRNLINTLLREGRIDRDTKIRIEFARGLNDANRRKAIEQYQREREVENRKYAEEIHSQYAAETGREIKPSDDEVLKYRLWEEQQHVCPYTGRQIRISDFVGSAPDFDIEHTLPQARGGDDSQMNKTLCENRFNRETKRAKLPAELSNHVEIMERIESFGWREKMESLQKQIEAQVRRSKSAAIKSEKDDAIQRRHYLQMQLDYWRGKYERFTMAEIPEGFSNRQGVDIGIIGKYARLYLKTVFDRIYTVKGSTTAAFRKMWGLQEEYARKERTNHVHHCIDAITIACIGRREYDRWAQYVADEERYGYGESGKPRFEKPWPTFTEDVKAAADELLVAHHTPDNMTKQTRRKLRVRGRIKLNADGEPIYQQGDTARCRLHQDTFYGAIKQDGEIRYVIRKSLAQLQPTDIDKIIDDAVRDRVREAIDKVGFKTAMNPDEYTIWMNREKGIPIRKVRIFTPSVKHPIALKKQRDLSAKEYKRDYHVVNEGNYCTVIYEGQDKKGKTKRTFELVSNLEAAQYFKASADREARPDLVPQTDTNGFPLKYILKTGTMVLFYENTPAELYECTRKELVKRLYKVTAMAAEGRVQFLFHQEARDQKTLTSLYGAGTSQFCQSNPSPKLRLSVSNFNMLVEGYDFELTVTGEIKFKDDRPC; this is encoded by the coding sequence ATGGCAAAAGTATTGGGTTTGGACCTTGGCACCAACTCACTGGGATGGGCCCTTGTCGATGAATCGGAGAACGAATATACGCTGATTGACAAAGGTGTAGACATTTTCCAGGAGGGAGTTGCCCGCGACAAAAACAATGAAAAACCTGCCGTTCAGGATCGGACGAGCGCCCGGGCACTGCGCCGCCACTATTTCCGGCGGCGTCTGCGAAAAATCGAACTGCTCAAAATACTCATCCGTTACGACCTTTGCCCGCCGTTGCCCGAGGAGCTGTTGACCGCCTGGCAAAAAGAGAAACGTTACCCGCAGGACAATGAATTCCTCCGTTGGCAGCGAACCGACGACAATGGGGATCGAAATCCTTACCACGATCGTTATGTAGCCCTGTCCGAGCGGCTCGATCTCGGGAATCGCACACAGCGCTGGCTGCTTGGCCGGGCGCTTTATCATTTGGCACAGCGACGCGGATTCCTCAGCAATCGCAAGGAAGCAGGAAATGAGAAAGAAGACGGCACGGTCAAGGAGTGTATCAAAAATCTGTCGGCTGAAATAGCAGCGGCAGGGTGTCGGTACCTCGGAGAATATTTCTACGGACTGTACCAACACAAGGAACGAATCCGCGACAAATACACCTCGCGCAACGAACACTACCTGGCCGAGTTCAATGCCATCTGCGACCGGCAGCAATTGCCCGACGAATGGCGTAAGGCGCTGCATCGGGCAATCTTTTTCCAGCGCGACCTCAAATCGCAGAAGGGGTCAGTCGGCCGATGCACCTTCGAGCCGACGAAGAGTCGGTGCCCCGTTTCGCATCCCCGTTTTGAGGAGTTCCGGATGCTGTCGTTCGTCAACAACATCCGGATTACAGGACCGGGCGACAATGCTCCACGACCTTTGACACAGGAAGAGTTCGAGACGATTCGTTCGCTCTTCTTCCGGAAAAGCAAGCCTTATTTCGATTTCGAAGAGATCGCCCGCAGAATCGCCGGCAAAGGGAAATATGCCTGCAAAGAGGAGCGTACAGAAGCTCCTTATCGTTTCAATTTCGCCCGCACGGCCACCGTATCGGGATGCCCCGTCACGGCATCGCTGCAAGCGATCTTCGGAGACGACTGGATTACGGAGATTCGCAGCCTTTACCTGCTTGGAGCAGGAAAAAACGAGGACCAGATGTTGAATGACGTATGGCACGCCCTCTTTTCGTTCAACGACGAAGGTCGGCTGCGTAGCTGGGCCTGCGAAAAATTGCAACTCACGGATGAACAAGCCAAAGCGTTTGCAGCCATCAAACTCCCGCAGGATTACGCGGCGTTGAGCCTAAATGCCATCGGCAAGATTCTGGTCTATCTGCGCTGTGGCTATCGGTACGACGAGGCGGTATTCCTGGCCAACCTGCGGGCGGCACTTCCGAAGGAGGTCTATGCCGACGAAAGCCGTCGGCATGAAATCGAACAGGACATCGCCTCGCTGCTGCTTGACTACAAGCGAAATCCGTATAACAAGTTCGATTCAAAGGAGCACCGCATTGCCGACTATTTCAGCGATCATGGATTGGATGCCTCTCGTCTGATGCGTCTTTATCATCCCTCGAAAATCGAGACCTATCCGGATGCGCAACCCAAGGCAAATGGCATTCTGCAGCTCGGCTCTCCACGTACTGCGGCCATTCGCAACCCGATGGCCATGCGGGCCCTGTTCCGATTGCGCAACCTGATAAACACGCTGTTACGCGAAGGCAGGATCGACCGAGACACGAAGATCCGGATTGAATTCGCCCGCGGACTCAATGATGCGAACAGGCGGAAGGCCATCGAGCAGTATCAGCGGGAACGGGAGGTTGAGAATCGGAAATATGCCGAAGAGATCCACAGCCAGTATGCCGCCGAAACCGGCCGCGAGATAAAACCCTCGGACGACGAAGTGCTGAAATACCGGCTGTGGGAAGAACAGCAGCACGTCTGTCCCTATACCGGGCGGCAAATCCGCATTTCGGACTTCGTCGGGTCGGCTCCGGATTTCGACATCGAGCACACGCTCCCGCAGGCTCGCGGCGGCGATGACTCGCAGATGAACAAGACGCTCTGCGAAAACCGGTTCAACCGGGAGACAAAACGGGCGAAACTGCCGGCCGAGTTGTCCAACCATGTCGAGATCATGGAGCGGATCGAATCGTTTGGTTGGCGGGAAAAAATGGAGAGTCTGCAAAAGCAGATTGAAGCCCAGGTTCGCAGGAGCAAAAGCGCAGCGATTAAATCCGAAAAGGACGACGCCATTCAGCGCCGTCACTATTTGCAGATGCAACTCGACTACTGGCGCGGGAAATACGAACGCTTCACCATGGCCGAGATTCCCGAAGGATTCAGCAATCGGCAGGGAGTCGACATCGGCATCATCGGCAAATATGCACGGCTCTATCTGAAGACGGTTTTTGACCGAATCTATACGGTCAAAGGTTCCACGACCGCCGCGTTCCGCAAGATGTGGGGACTGCAGGAGGAGTATGCCCGCAAGGAGCGCACGAACCACGTCCACCACTGCATCGACGCCATCACGATCGCCTGTATCGGCCGCCGGGAGTACGACCGCTGGGCGCAATATGTCGCCGACGAGGAGCGATACGGCTACGGCGAAAGCGGCAAACCCCGCTTCGAGAAACCCTGGCCGACCTTTACCGAAGATGTCAAGGCGGCGGCCGACGAACTGCTCGTTGCCCACCACACGCCCGACAACATGACCAAACAGACGCGCAGGAAGTTACGGGTTCGCGGCCGGATAAAGTTGAATGCCGACGGGGAACCAATCTACCAGCAAGGAGACACGGCTCGCTGCCGGTTGCATCAGGATACCTTCTACGGCGCTATTAAGCAGGATGGAGAGATCCGCTATGTCATCCGCAAATCGCTCGCGCAGTTACAGCCGACGGACATCGACAAGATTATCGACGATGCAGTCCGGGATCGCGTACGGGAGGCAATCGACAAGGTCGGATTCAAGACGGCGATGAATCCCGATGAATACACGATCTGGATGAACCGGGAAAAGGGCATTCCCATCCGCAAGGTGCGGATCTTCACACCGAGTGTCAAACATCCGATCGCGCTAAAAAAACAGCGCGACCTATCTGCAAAAGAGTACAAGCGGGATTATCATGTCGTAAATGAGGGGAACTATTGCACGGTCATCTATGAGGGCCAGGACAAAAAGGGCAAAACGAAACGCACCTTTGAACTCGTCAGCAACCTCGAAGCTGCCCAATATTTCAAAGCCAGCGCTGACCGGGAAGCCCGCCCCGATCTGGTACCGCAGACCGACACGAACGGTTTCCCCTTGAAATACATCTTAAAAACGGGGACCATGGTCCTGTTTTATGAAAATACCCCGGCAGAACTTTATGAATGTACCCGCAAGGAGTTGGTAAAACGACTCTACAAGGTAACAGCAATGGCTGCAGAAGGACGGGTACAGTTCCTCTTTCATCAGGAGGCCCGAGATCAGAAAACACTTACCTCCTTATATGGAGCTGGGACCTCTCAATTCTGCCAATCCAATCCATCACCGAAATTGCGCCTCAGCGTTTCCAATTTTAACATGTTGGTGGAAGGTTATGATTTCGAACTGACCGTAACGGGCGAGATAAAATTCAAAGATGACCGGCCATGCTGA